One region of Priestia megaterium genomic DNA includes:
- a CDS encoding glycerophosphodiester phosphodiesterase translates to MNNSIDLYAHRGFSGRYPENTMIAFEEARKMRVSGIELDVQLTKDGEIVVIHDERIDRTTNGMGYVQEFSYKQLRLFDAGSWYDSRFSKQSIPTLIEVFEWMMDKKTEMTVNIELKNDQIYYPKLEEKVLRLIDEFDLEDQVILSSFNYDSLAKVRSLHSYIPTGFLFEGVSEDAIGKAKSIGAHLHCDMSFALSSYGKKAKQEGLDLRVYTINELNDFLKLQQASVKVVMTDYPNRFSSTMFKG, encoded by the coding sequence ATGAATAATTCAATTGATCTTTATGCGCATCGCGGCTTTAGCGGACGATATCCTGAAAATACAATGATTGCATTTGAAGAAGCTAGAAAAATGCGAGTTTCAGGTATTGAATTGGATGTACAACTAACCAAAGACGGAGAAATAGTAGTGATTCACGATGAACGAATTGACAGAACGACGAATGGAATGGGATATGTTCAAGAATTTTCATATAAACAGCTGCGGTTATTCGATGCTGGAAGCTGGTATGATTCTCGTTTTTCTAAACAATCAATTCCCACGTTAATAGAAGTGTTTGAGTGGATGATGGACAAAAAGACAGAAATGACCGTGAACATTGAATTAAAAAATGACCAAATTTACTATCCAAAACTTGAGGAAAAAGTTCTTCGTCTAATCGATGAGTTTGATTTAGAAGATCAAGTTATTTTGTCATCTTTTAACTATGATAGCTTGGCTAAAGTGAGATCTCTCCATTCATATATCCCAACAGGATTTTTATTTGAAGGGGTGAGTGAAGATGCGATTGGAAAAGCAAAATCGATAGGTGCGCACCTGCACTGTGATATGTCGTTTGCTCTTTCTTCGTACGGGAAAAAAGCAAAGCAAGAAGGATTAGACTTACGAGTATATACAATTAATGAACTGAATGACTTTTTGAAGCTCCAGCAGGCTTCAGTAAAAGTAGTGATGACAGATTACCCTAACCGTTTTTCCTCTACAATGTTCAAAGGATGA
- a CDS encoding DUF3870 domain-containing protein, giving the protein MYDQDTIYIIGDAKAPQSNPITKKFNQYFLGLVVDKTNGKIIDVECSATIELTVRFVQSIFIGRHISDPTLIDDINSRYFGSSQKALVVAFHDAQKKYQQITAALST; this is encoded by the coding sequence ATGTATGATCAAGATACTATCTATATTATTGGAGATGCCAAAGCTCCTCAAAGCAATCCGATTACTAAAAAGTTCAATCAGTATTTTCTAGGATTGGTAGTTGATAAAACAAATGGAAAAATTATTGATGTGGAATGCTCAGCGACGATTGAGTTAACCGTTCGATTTGTTCAATCAATTTTTATTGGACGTCATATAAGTGATCCCACCCTTATAGACGACATTAACAGCCGCTACTTCGGGTCTTCCCAAAAAGCGCTGGTGGTAGCGTTTCATGATGCACAGAAAAAATATCAGCAAATAACAGCTGCTTTGTCTACATAG
- a CDS encoding carbohydrate ABC transporter permease — protein MSITRKWTTYLLLIAATLVLMFPILYAFSISFMSGAEVLEGKIWPSSFSFENYRDAFEKVPLLHYLINSFAVSIFVMAGQLLVSSLAAFAFVFIKFKGRDAIFFLFISTMMIPWEATMVPNFLTAQKLGWINNYLGLTIPFFALAFGTFLLRQQFKTIPGELYEASQVAGISRFRFFWNVVLPVSKTSLVTLGVYSFLTTWNMYLWPLLVTNTEDVRTVQIGLKQMQTQEISTDWGVVMAAVVVVIIPTLLLLFLGQKRLQKGLTQGAIK, from the coding sequence ATGAGCATCACGAGAAAATGGACAACTTATTTGTTACTCATTGCAGCTACTTTAGTATTGATGTTTCCTATTCTATACGCTTTTTCCATTAGTTTTATGAGTGGAGCGGAAGTGTTGGAAGGGAAGATTTGGCCATCATCTTTTTCATTTGAAAACTATCGGGATGCTTTTGAAAAAGTTCCGCTGCTTCATTATTTAATTAATAGTTTTGCTGTATCTATTTTTGTCATGGCTGGGCAGCTGTTAGTTTCAAGTTTGGCTGCTTTTGCATTTGTATTTATTAAATTTAAAGGAAGAGATGCTATTTTCTTTCTCTTTATTTCTACGATGATGATTCCATGGGAAGCAACGATGGTTCCTAACTTTTTAACAGCACAAAAGCTAGGCTGGATTAATAACTATTTGGGATTAACAATTCCTTTTTTCGCCTTAGCATTTGGAACATTTTTATTGCGTCAACAGTTTAAAACCATTCCGGGCGAGCTGTATGAAGCTTCTCAAGTCGCAGGGATCAGCCGCTTTCGTTTCTTTTGGAATGTTGTGCTTCCTGTTTCTAAAACAAGTCTAGTTACGCTTGGCGTATATAGCTTTTTAACAACATGGAATATGTATTTATGGCCACTGTTAGTTACAAATACAGAGGATGTTCGTACCGTTCAGATTGGTTTAAAACAAATGCAAACGCAGGAGATTTCAACTGATTGGGGAGTGGTTATGGCCGCTGTCGTAGTTGTTATTATACCGACATTATTACTATTATTCCTAGGTCAAAAACGTCTTCAAAAAGGATTAACACAAGGTGCAATTAAATAG
- a CDS encoding ABC transporter substrate-binding protein, protein MKKILAIVTACLLVILGACSNSTGSSEAQETKKTASGKTEVVFWHAMSGDLEKSLNKIVDEYNKSQDKVEVKPVFQGTYEEAQTKFNTVAGTKDAPAIMQTFEVGTKFMIDSGKVQPVQKFIDEDHYDTSQWEKNISSYYQVDGKQYSMPFNSSTPVLVYNKDAFKKAGLDPENPPKTYDELKAAAKKLTEKQGNKTSQYGFSILNYGWFFEELVASQGGLYVDHENGRKGDAEKAVFNGKEGQNAFNLINDMYKEGTFYNVGQNWDDMRAAFQSKKIAMFLDSSAGIKTLVDNAPFDVGVSDLPVPKEEDRQGVAIGGASLWMSKGISDETSKAAWDFMKYLATPEVQAKWHVESGYFAVNPKAYDQEIVKKEWKKYPQLKVTVDQLHKTKSTPATQGALISVFPESRQKVVTGMESLYQGVKPKQALDQAAKETNRALEVANQK, encoded by the coding sequence ATGAAAAAGATATTGGCTATCGTAACGGCATGCTTGCTAGTCATTCTAGGCGCTTGCTCAAACTCAACTGGTTCTTCGGAAGCGCAAGAAACTAAAAAAACAGCATCAGGTAAAACAGAAGTCGTTTTTTGGCACGCCATGAGCGGTGACCTTGAAAAATCACTCAATAAAATAGTCGATGAGTACAATAAATCTCAGGATAAAGTTGAAGTAAAGCCCGTTTTCCAAGGAACGTATGAGGAAGCACAAACAAAATTTAATACGGTAGCAGGAACTAAAGATGCACCGGCTATCATGCAAACGTTCGAAGTAGGAACGAAATTCATGATAGACAGTGGTAAGGTTCAGCCTGTTCAAAAATTCATTGATGAAGACCACTACGATACTTCACAGTGGGAGAAAAATATTTCAAGCTATTACCAAGTAGATGGAAAGCAATATTCAATGCCGTTTAACTCTTCAACACCTGTGTTAGTTTACAACAAAGATGCCTTTAAAAAAGCAGGGTTAGATCCTGAAAATCCACCAAAAACGTATGATGAATTAAAGGCAGCTGCAAAGAAACTAACAGAGAAACAAGGAAATAAAACATCACAATACGGTTTTTCAATTCTAAATTACGGATGGTTCTTTGAAGAGCTAGTTGCTTCTCAAGGCGGTTTGTATGTAGATCACGAAAACGGTCGTAAAGGGGATGCCGAGAAGGCAGTATTTAATGGAAAAGAAGGACAAAACGCATTTAATTTAATCAATGACATGTACAAAGAAGGTACTTTCTACAATGTAGGGCAAAACTGGGACGATATGCGCGCAGCATTTCAATCTAAAAAAATTGCAATGTTTTTAGATTCATCAGCAGGTATTAAAACATTAGTAGACAATGCTCCATTTGATGTGGGTGTATCAGATCTTCCTGTGCCAAAAGAAGAGGATCGCCAAGGAGTAGCTATCGGGGGAGCATCTTTATGGATGTCTAAAGGAATTAGTGATGAAACATCTAAAGCGGCGTGGGACTTCATGAAATATTTAGCAACACCAGAAGTTCAGGCAAAATGGCACGTGGAAAGTGGCTATTTTGCGGTTAATCCTAAAGCATATGATCAAGAAATCGTAAAGAAAGAATGGAAAAAATATCCTCAACTAAAAGTGACGGTTGATCAGCTTCATAAAACTAAATCAACTCCGGCAACACAAGGCGCTTTAATTTCGGTATTTCCGGAATCACGCCAAAAGGTAGTAACAGGAATGGAGAGCCTGTACCAGGGAGTAAAGCCGAAACAAGCACTTGATCAAGCAGCAAAAGAAACGAATAGAGCATTAGAAGTAGCCAATCAAAAATAA
- a CDS encoding dipeptide epimerase, whose translation MIIKDITVKHQTVPLLVPFKTALRTATEIDSISVEIQLENGIKGKGAASPTYVITGDSLEGIQAALQGPIKLALIGEDIRQFQKLLKKIQSCCIHNSSAKAAADIALHDAYTKFLNIPLYAFLGDKQPISTCMTISVDTPEKMAEDAQKSAADGFDILKVKVGSIPELDLERIKHIRSVIPDHVKLRLDANQGWTPKQAVQLINEMEALNFGIELVEQPVVAHDWEGLKFVTERVNIPIMADESLFSAKDALRLVSGRYVDLLNIKLMKCGGINEARKIASIAEANGVACMIGSMMEPSLSVGAAAHLAAAHPNITYFDLDAPLWLSTELDVLKYSGQEVFLSDLPGIGEITVPISK comes from the coding sequence ATGATAATTAAAGACATAACTGTAAAGCATCAAACCGTTCCACTGCTCGTTCCGTTTAAAACAGCGCTTCGAACAGCAACAGAGATAGACAGCATAAGTGTAGAGATTCAGTTAGAAAACGGAATAAAAGGAAAAGGAGCGGCTTCGCCAACATATGTTATTACAGGCGATTCTTTAGAAGGCATTCAAGCTGCACTTCAAGGACCTATTAAACTAGCGCTAATAGGGGAGGATATACGTCAGTTTCAAAAACTCTTAAAAAAAATTCAAAGCTGCTGTATTCACAATTCAAGTGCTAAAGCGGCTGCTGATATCGCTTTGCATGATGCTTATACAAAGTTTCTCAACATTCCTTTATATGCTTTCTTGGGCGATAAGCAGCCTATCTCTACGTGTATGACGATAAGTGTTGATACACCTGAAAAAATGGCTGAAGACGCACAAAAAAGTGCAGCGGACGGATTTGACATTTTAAAAGTGAAGGTAGGTTCAATTCCTGAGCTAGACCTTGAGCGTATTAAACATATTCGATCTGTCATTCCGGATCATGTAAAACTTCGGTTGGATGCAAATCAAGGATGGACTCCAAAACAAGCAGTGCAATTAATTAATGAAATGGAAGCTCTCAATTTCGGTATTGAACTGGTAGAACAGCCTGTCGTTGCTCATGATTGGGAAGGGTTAAAGTTTGTGACTGAACGAGTAAACATACCCATTATGGCAGATGAGAGTCTATTTTCTGCCAAAGATGCATTAAGGCTTGTAAGCGGGCGGTACGTGGATCTTTTAAATATTAAGCTAATGAAGTGCGGAGGCATTAATGAAGCAAGAAAAATCGCGAGTATTGCTGAGGCGAACGGTGTTGCGTGTATGATTGGAAGCATGATGGAACCATCACTTTCCGTGGGAGCAGCTGCTCATCTGGCAGCCGCTCATCCAAATATCACGTATTTTGACTTAGATGCTCCTCTTTGGCTTTCAACTGAACTGGATGTGTTAAAGTACAGCGGTCAAGAGGTTTTCTTATCAGATCTTCCTGGAATAGGAGAAATCACCGTTCCTATCTCAAAATAA
- a CDS encoding extracellular catalytic domain type 1 short-chain-length polyhydroxyalkanoate depolymerase, translating into MKRLFIAGMIFMLFLSLGAVSSSAAGSFTSKTYNGRTYKLYVPSSYQGGAALPLVVMLHGCTQDPDQFAAGTQMNALAETEKFFVLYPEQPSSANSNKCWNWFDTAHQSRGSGEPALIAGMVNQIKSSYSIDADQVFVGGLSAGAAMSVIMGATYPDIFAAISVGAGLEYKAATSVTGAYTAMSSGGPNPIQQGDLAYSAMGEHKRVVPVILFHGTADYTVAPINAHQILSQWAQTNDRASDGLDNNNIDDTADQTLPGTVSGGRSYTQYIYKDTAGKTVMEKYMIEGMGHAWSGGSTSGSYTDPKGPNATKLSWNFFKNHPKNGDASNPGDISPPVTAASPAGGTYGSSVSVTLSPNEPATTYYTLDGSTPTVNSLKYSEPISINSSKTIKFFSVDAAGNQEGVKTEVYQISGTSEKSSVFSSLAAEDGFIGNLSADGMSSSIHKIGDKGMYNTDTYRTILSFDTSSLPDDASITDVSLKIYRKSSTGNISSLKGDIKSGVFGTSSALEQIDYQASPSISAAFQMSVPSLDNGYTTIQLPSSLLGYMNRNGKTQFRLSSSGSADFLSDVVEIYGGDNPAYAPTLTVSYK; encoded by the coding sequence ATGAAACGATTATTTATAGCAGGGATGATTTTTATGCTTTTTTTATCTTTAGGTGCTGTATCTTCTTCAGCCGCAGGAAGTTTTACCTCTAAAACATATAACGGAAGAACATACAAACTGTACGTACCTAGCAGTTATCAGGGAGGTGCTGCCTTACCTCTAGTAGTTATGCTACATGGCTGTACTCAAGACCCTGATCAATTTGCAGCAGGAACACAAATGAATGCACTGGCAGAAACAGAGAAGTTCTTTGTCCTCTATCCAGAACAGCCCTCTTCTGCTAATTCAAATAAGTGTTGGAACTGGTTTGATACTGCTCATCAATCAAGGGGAAGCGGTGAACCAGCGTTAATTGCTGGAATGGTCAATCAAATAAAAAGCAGTTATTCAATAGATGCCGACCAAGTCTTTGTTGGAGGGCTATCTGCTGGTGCAGCTATGAGTGTTATTATGGGAGCTACTTATCCAGACATATTTGCGGCTATCAGCGTTGGGGCGGGCTTAGAATATAAAGCAGCCACTAGTGTAACAGGTGCTTATACAGCAATGAGCAGTGGAGGTCCTAATCCTATCCAACAAGGAGATTTAGCCTATTCAGCCATGGGAGAGCATAAGCGAGTGGTTCCGGTTATTTTGTTTCATGGGACAGCTGACTACACTGTTGCCCCTATAAATGCGCATCAAATACTATCGCAATGGGCTCAAACAAATGATAGAGCGTCTGATGGACTGGATAATAACAATATTGATGATACGGCAGATCAAACTTTACCAGGTACAGTATCTGGTGGAAGAAGCTATACGCAATATATTTACAAAGATACAGCAGGAAAAACAGTAATGGAAAAGTACATGATAGAAGGAATGGGACATGCTTGGTCAGGGGGAAGTACATCCGGTTCTTATACAGATCCTAAAGGGCCAAATGCAACTAAATTAAGTTGGAACTTTTTTAAAAATCATCCGAAGAATGGTGACGCTTCTAATCCAGGAGATATATCCCCGCCGGTTACAGCTGCTTCACCAGCGGGAGGAACGTATGGAAGTTCTGTTTCTGTCACATTATCACCCAATGAACCTGCCACCACTTACTATACATTAGATGGAAGTACACCAACTGTTAATTCTCTAAAGTATTCTGAGCCTATTAGCATCAACTCTAGCAAAACAATAAAATTTTTTAGTGTAGACGCTGCGGGTAATCAAGAGGGAGTAAAGACGGAAGTTTATCAAATTTCTGGAACTTCAGAGAAATCCTCAGTATTTTCTTCGCTTGCTGCTGAAGATGGATTTATCGGAAATTTATCAGCTGACGGTATGAGTAGTTCTATTCATAAAATTGGGGATAAGGGAATGTACAATACCGACACATACCGAACCATTTTATCTTTTGATACAAGCTCTTTACCTGATGATGCAAGTATTACGGATGTATCTTTGAAAATTTATCGCAAATCTTCAACTGGTAATATTTCATCTTTGAAAGGCGATATTAAAAGCGGTGTATTTGGAACTAGCAGTGCTTTAGAACAAATAGATTACCAGGCCTCACCATCTATTTCAGCGGCCTTCCAAATGTCAGTGCCTTCACTCGATAATGGATATACAACTATTCAACTTCCTTCCTCACTTTTGGGATATATGAATAGGAACGGCAAAACTCAGTTTCGCTTGTCAAGCTCAGGTTCAGCGGACTTTTTAAGTGACGTAGTTGAAATTTATGGGGGCGACAATCCTGCATATGCTCCAACTTTAACTGTTTCATATAAGTAA
- a CDS encoding carbohydrate ABC transporter permease has translation MSAVTKTANSPVSVSSNPQEKKSMPNLLVGLSYLLPSLLLFGVFLFYPMIKTLYLSLFITDTQGNPLKFVGLQNFFYLFTDPNFLQSMKATFLFVLYTVPIGLIIALFLALIANEKLKGIGFFRTMFSSTMGMSVAASSVIWMFMYNPTIGVINKVLNLVGIHDVQWLLDPKYALIAVSISTIWMNIGFTFLILLGGLQNIDEKLYENARIAGVSYWYQLRKITLPMLSPTLFFIITVSFINAFQTFGQIDILTKGGPTDSTNVIVYSIYKDAFVNYNVGSASAQATILFFCILLVTALQFKLGERKVHYQ, from the coding sequence ATGAGTGCTGTTACCAAAACAGCAAACTCGCCTGTTTCTGTTTCATCAAATCCACAAGAAAAGAAGTCAATGCCTAACCTATTGGTAGGATTATCTTACTTGCTGCCATCATTATTGTTATTTGGTGTATTTCTTTTCTACCCAATGATTAAGACCTTATATTTAAGTCTTTTTATTACAGACACACAGGGAAATCCCTTGAAATTTGTAGGATTACAAAATTTCTTTTATCTATTTACAGATCCAAACTTTTTACAAAGTATGAAAGCCACTTTTTTATTTGTACTATACACGGTGCCTATTGGCTTAATTATTGCATTATTCCTAGCGCTAATCGCAAATGAAAAGCTAAAAGGAATTGGTTTTTTCAGAACAATGTTTTCATCTACGATGGGAATGAGCGTAGCGGCTTCTTCTGTAATTTGGATGTTTATGTATAACCCGACAATCGGTGTTATTAATAAAGTATTAAATCTTGTAGGCATTCATGATGTGCAGTGGTTATTAGATCCTAAGTATGCGCTGATTGCTGTGTCCATCTCTACGATTTGGATGAACATTGGGTTTACCTTTTTAATTTTACTTGGCGGGTTACAAAATATTGATGAAAAGCTGTATGAAAACGCGCGTATTGCTGGAGTTAGCTATTGGTATCAGCTCCGTAAAATTACGCTTCCTATGCTTTCGCCAACGCTGTTTTTTATTATCACCGTTTCGTTTATTAACGCGTTTCAAACGTTTGGACAAATTGACATTTTAACAAAAGGCGGGCCTACAGATTCCACAAATGTCATTGTTTATTCAATCTACAAAGATGCATTTGTAAACTATAATGTTGGCTCTGCAAGTGCTCAAGCTACAATTTTGTTTTTCTGTATTCTACTGGTTACGGCTCTTCAATTTAAGCTTGGAGAAAGGAAGGTACATTATCAATGA
- a CDS encoding GNAT family N-acetyltransferase: MLLRKIKSEELAEVYQMGYAAWPKGRTYKEYVRDNQKEETYGIRYVYVNEENQIIGSFILLLLQTPRLKFALHGIGSVVVHQLYQRMGYGRDMLEDFFKKMKIEKRSAIFMLYSDILPEYYHQFGFKELPSHLQRYPQSIAMVNCSESQYEYLSKQSIEDIPAYF, encoded by the coding sequence ATGTTATTAAGAAAAATAAAGTCTGAAGAATTGGCAGAAGTCTATCAAATGGGATATGCGGCATGGCCTAAAGGCAGGACGTACAAAGAGTATGTTAGAGATAATCAAAAAGAAGAAACATATGGAATTCGGTATGTATATGTAAATGAAGAGAATCAAATTATTGGTTCATTTATTTTGCTTCTTTTACAAACTCCTCGATTAAAGTTTGCTTTGCATGGTATTGGGTCCGTTGTTGTTCATCAGCTTTATCAACGAATGGGGTATGGCCGAGATATGCTTGAAGACTTTTTTAAAAAGATGAAGATAGAGAAGCGCAGCGCTATTTTTATGCTTTATAGCGATATTCTTCCTGAATATTATCATCAGTTTGGGTTTAAGGAGCTCCCTTCTCATTTACAGCGTTATCCTCAATCCATTGCTATGGTAAATTGCAGCGAGTCACAATATGAATACTTAAGTAAGCAATCCATAGAAGACATACCGGCCTATTTTTAA
- a CDS encoding C40 family peptidase, protein MNIKRWLLTVTTVILATFGVSAVPSVHASEEKETAYIDVAAATLWTAPNILREVDAPSATNPVDMKKWTTSMNLKQKQQLSSDGMLETQALYGNKVTVLERQGDWVKVAVDGQPTSRNELGYPGWMPTKQLTYSKRYEQYAKKPFIMVTAPTTYLYHSPSLKKKGIEVSYNTRLPLLVKSKSAYKVLKPNGKTAWVSAKAGKIYASQKDIPVPTGTELVESGKAFLNLPYLWAGMSGFGFDCSGFTFTMYQSHGITIPRDSGPQSRAGKPVEMNNLQPGDLLFFAYNQGKGSVHHVAMYAGDGMMIHSPNSERTVEIIPLNTKGYIEEYAGARRYLP, encoded by the coding sequence ATGAATATAAAACGTTGGCTTTTGACGGTAACAACAGTTATTTTAGCTACATTTGGAGTCAGTGCAGTTCCTTCTGTTCATGCTTCTGAAGAAAAAGAAACTGCTTATATAGATGTCGCAGCAGCTACTCTTTGGACAGCACCAAACATCTTGCGTGAAGTGGACGCTCCGTCAGCTACTAATCCTGTAGATATGAAGAAGTGGACCACATCGATGAATTTGAAACAGAAGCAGCAGTTATCTAGTGACGGGATGCTTGAGACACAAGCGTTATATGGAAACAAAGTAACGGTTTTAGAGAGACAAGGAGATTGGGTCAAAGTAGCTGTAGACGGACAGCCTACTTCTCGAAATGAATTAGGATATCCCGGGTGGATGCCTACTAAACAATTAACCTATAGCAAAAGGTACGAACAGTATGCAAAGAAGCCTTTTATAATGGTGACGGCTCCGACTACTTATTTATATCATTCGCCTTCTTTGAAAAAGAAAGGTATTGAAGTTAGCTATAATACGCGCTTACCTCTTTTGGTAAAATCAAAGAGTGCATATAAAGTATTAAAACCAAATGGAAAGACAGCATGGGTTTCTGCAAAAGCAGGAAAAATCTACGCTTCTCAAAAAGATATTCCTGTACCAACTGGCACGGAGCTTGTTGAAAGCGGAAAGGCATTTTTAAACCTTCCATATTTATGGGCTGGCATGAGTGGTTTTGGATTTGACTGCTCTGGATTTACGTTTACGATGTACCAGTCCCATGGTATTACAATTCCACGTGACTCAGGCCCACAGTCTAGAGCAGGGAAACCAGTAGAGATGAACAATCTTCAACCCGGAGACTTATTATTCTTTGCCTATAACCAAGGAAAAGGAAGCGTCCACCATGTAGCAATGTATGCGGGAGATGGTATGATGATTCATTCGCCGAACTCCGAGCGGACAGTAGAGATTATTCCTTTAAACACGAAGGGGTATATTGAAGAGTATGCAGGTGCACGTCGTTATTTACCTTAA
- a CDS encoding DUF819 family protein: MIQDGFMYVSVLTAFAALMVGIEKRFKANGFFKFIPGIVLIYIGAALMQTAGLFGDSESNAAMYAGVKNALLPAMLMLMLLKCDVRSVIKLGPRMLGGFIVAVFSIMIGFFLVYAIFKNFYVEDTWKAFGALSGSWTGGSANMVALQGILDVPENIFGYALMMDTINYAVWVMFMFWLVPFASKFNKWTKADVSFIENSIDEVAATSESEKEGPQFQHLLYLLGLGLFVSALSTFIGGRLPEVGAVINATSWTIMIASVVGLVLAVTPAAKIPGTLDVSNVMLYIVVALIASQSDFSNLVQAPIYLVSGFLIMFVHLVIMLLLAKLFKYDLFTLGVASLANIGGMASAPMLAAAYNRALIPVGVIMALMGSFLGTYFGMMIAKILGAI, translated from the coding sequence ATGATTCAAGATGGATTTATGTATGTGAGTGTGTTAACTGCCTTTGCTGCGCTCATGGTAGGGATTGAAAAACGATTTAAAGCCAATGGATTTTTTAAGTTTATTCCAGGTATTGTACTTATTTATATAGGAGCGGCTCTTATGCAAACGGCAGGATTATTTGGGGATAGCGAGTCAAATGCCGCCATGTATGCAGGCGTTAAAAATGCACTTCTTCCTGCTATGCTGATGCTTATGCTGTTAAAGTGTGATGTTCGAAGTGTAATTAAACTTGGTCCAAGAATGCTGGGAGGATTCATCGTTGCGGTTTTTAGTATAATGATAGGCTTTTTCCTCGTCTATGCCATCTTTAAGAATTTCTATGTAGAGGATACGTGGAAAGCTTTTGGTGCTTTATCAGGAAGTTGGACCGGTGGGTCAGCTAACATGGTTGCCCTTCAAGGGATTTTGGATGTTCCAGAAAATATATTTGGCTACGCTCTTATGATGGATACGATTAACTATGCCGTATGGGTTATGTTTATGTTTTGGCTTGTACCATTTGCATCTAAATTTAATAAATGGACAAAAGCAGACGTCAGCTTTATTGAGAATAGTATAGATGAAGTCGCAGCAACATCTGAAAGCGAAAAAGAAGGTCCTCAGTTTCAGCATCTTCTTTATTTGCTTGGGCTAGGTTTGTTCGTTTCGGCATTGTCTACATTTATCGGAGGGCGTTTGCCTGAAGTGGGAGCCGTTATTAATGCAACGAGCTGGACGATTATGATTGCTTCTGTCGTTGGTTTAGTGCTTGCTGTAACTCCAGCGGCAAAAATTCCAGGTACGCTCGATGTATCAAACGTTATGTTATACATCGTTGTAGCGTTAATTGCTTCTCAATCAGATTTTTCAAATTTAGTTCAGGCTCCTATTTACTTAGTATCTGGTTTTCTCATTATGTTCGTCCACTTAGTGATCATGCTGTTGCTAGCTAAACTATTTAAATATGATTTATTTACGCTCGGGGTAGCCAGTTTAGCTAATATTGGCGGAATGGCGTCTGCTCCAATGCTTGCAGCTGCTTATAACCGTGCACTGATTCCGGTAGGAGTCATTATGGCTCTGATGGGTTCCTTCTTAGGTACTTATTTTGGTATGATGATCGCCAAAATTTTAGGGGCGATCTAA